In a single window of the Verrucomicrobiales bacterium genome:
- a CDS encoding right-handed parallel beta-helix repeat-containing protein — MHSSHITRKSTERLSNSHSWHHRLIGSLAVLYALFSSLTTAHCETLVSCTGTPGDAYDRGFYIPSYPGNTLDTARLELSSFNLGNYKVTLTARRNTYDGTILGTSTVSFSLTTIYPSAKSITFPFPSPRIAKGSRVCFILTLEESPSGSLYYSVPGTSGGCTSVVQTDGTRPPLDTFRRNGVNLVITGQDTLIVAPGESIQSAIDAAAVGDTVHVDAGTFTENIHLRSGVNVVGSGFNSTTLRGLGDGTVVTAIGVTNSRFEGFRITRSGTTGDSGVLISGGSLLLDNNWITGNLDGVRIQSRSSSIIRNNIIQGNGSATDSIVNYGIISLNSTPLIANNLVISNSGVGIYLAWPDSAGTQVINNTVSGNTDSGIWCYNGANAIIKNNIFRANVSGISATHGAVPQISFNDVVDNTWKNYDSQVGGIANPGPGDISVDPLFDEASSPPFALGIGSHCINAGDPNPIYNDRDGTRNDIGCFGGPSASLGGLGSPLSTGFLFSNIGKIPTSEITQSGASIGLANVRSSVASALSIYPYKDAPLGGNLWLHGLFGSSDTAIRYYRIYAAKWTGNTPPAAADFQPITDPLSKIRYTINPSGTVTSTLESIGPDANGLYRRTDSGYWSHSDLMMIWNTYALPDGRYDILCKGYLLFLGNPVELTLPENALTRITVTINNQPVTAKINRLLNNSGVEIPACGFVPLATDRENLKFDITASHPSGFLRDFTLEALYGRNGYGGVIAHDHYAGLHDSAPPTWGGVTGVISNSAPSHASGALVPWTSCAYQFRLTAWARTTDGFNHLYYAQYNDHYSLNVRSLIPTHCVADLDGDGDVDGADLAIFAAQYGRTNCLSAPVQ; from the coding sequence ATGCACAGCTCTCACATCACACGGAAGTCGACTGAGCGTCTCTCAAACTCACACAGCTGGCATCACCGGCTGATAGGATCGTTAGCAGTTCTGTACGCGCTTTTCAGCTCGCTGACCACCGCCCACTGCGAAACCCTCGTATCATGCACCGGCACACCCGGCGATGCCTACGATCGGGGCTTCTACATCCCTAGCTATCCAGGGAATACTCTCGATACGGCGCGACTCGAGCTGTCGTCGTTCAACCTGGGCAACTACAAAGTTACCCTCACGGCTCGTCGAAACACTTACGACGGCACCATCCTAGGAACATCCACGGTTTCGTTCAGCCTGACCACAATTTACCCCTCCGCGAAAAGCATCACCTTCCCCTTCCCCTCTCCTCGCATCGCAAAGGGCAGTCGCGTCTGCTTCATCCTCACTCTGGAGGAAAGCCCCTCCGGCTCCCTCTATTATTCGGTGCCTGGAACCAGCGGAGGTTGCACGTCGGTCGTTCAGACGGATGGAACGCGACCGCCGCTCGACACGTTCCGCCGCAATGGGGTCAACTTGGTGATCACCGGCCAAGACACCTTGATCGTGGCTCCCGGTGAAAGCATCCAATCGGCCATCGACGCCGCAGCGGTCGGCGACACAGTCCACGTCGACGCAGGGACCTTCACTGAAAACATCCATCTGCGCAGCGGTGTGAATGTGGTCGGATCTGGATTCAACTCCACGACCCTCCGAGGCCTGGGCGATGGCACGGTGGTCACTGCCATTGGAGTGACCAACTCCCGCTTCGAAGGATTTCGGATCACTCGCAGCGGGACCACCGGGGACTCCGGGGTGCTCATCAGCGGCGGAAGCCTCCTGCTCGACAATAACTGGATTACGGGAAACCTGGATGGCGTTCGAATTCAGAGCCGAAGCAGCTCCATCATCCGCAACAACATTATCCAAGGAAATGGAAGTGCCACCGACTCCATCGTGAACTACGGCATCATCAGCCTGAACTCCACTCCTCTCATCGCCAACAACCTCGTGATCAGCAACAGCGGGGTAGGCATCTATCTAGCTTGGCCTGACTCCGCCGGAACCCAGGTCATCAACAACACGGTCTCCGGCAACACCGATAGCGGTATCTGGTGCTACAACGGCGCCAACGCCATCATCAAGAATAACATCTTCCGAGCAAATGTTTCTGGCATCAGCGCCACCCATGGAGCGGTGCCGCAAATCTCCTTCAACGATGTTGTCGACAATACCTGGAAGAATTACGACTCGCAGGTCGGCGGGATAGCCAACCCGGGGCCAGGTGATATCAGTGTCGATCCGCTGTTCGACGAGGCTTCCAGCCCTCCCTTTGCTCTGGGCATCGGGTCCCACTGCATCAACGCAGGCGACCCGAACCCCATCTACAATGACCGGGATGGAACCCGAAATGACATCGGCTGTTTCGGCGGGCCCAGTGCATCTCTCGGCGGCCTGGGCTCTCCGCTCAGCACCGGATTCCTGTTCAGCAATATCGGTAAAATCCCCACCTCGGAAATCACGCAATCGGGCGCGAGCATCGGGCTAGCCAATGTGCGAAGCTCCGTGGCCAGCGCGCTTTCCATCTACCCCTACAAAGACGCGCCGCTTGGCGGCAACCTCTGGCTGCATGGACTGTTCGGTTCGAGCGATACCGCTATCCGTTACTACCGAATCTACGCCGCCAAGTGGACCGGCAACACTCCGCCCGCTGCGGCTGACTTTCAGCCCATCACCGATCCACTCTCCAAGATCCGCTACACCATCAACCCCTCGGGAACCGTCACGTCGACCTTGGAAAGCATCGGCCCCGATGCCAACGGACTCTACCGACGGACGGACTCGGGCTATTGGTCTCATTCCGACCTGATGATGATCTGGAACACCTATGCGCTGCCCGATGGGCGCTACGATATTCTCTGCAAGGGTTACTTACTGTTCCTGGGCAACCCTGTTGAACTCACGCTCCCCGAGAACGCCCTGACTCGCATCACCGTCACGATCAACAACCAACCCGTGACTGCGAAGATCAACCGATTGCTCAACAACTCCGGAGTGGAAATTCCGGCTTGCGGTTTCGTTCCCCTGGCGACCGATCGGGAGAATCTGAAGTTCGACATCACCGCCTCCCACCCGTCGGGCTTCTTGCGAGACTTCACCTTGGAGGCTCTGTATGGGCGTAACGGCTACGGAGGTGTGATCGCTCACGATCACTACGCGGGACTTCACGATAGCGCACCTCCCACCTGGGGAGGCGTCACGGGTGTGATCTCCAACTCCGCACCCTCCCACGCCTCCGGCGCGTTAGTGCCCTGGACCAGTTGTGCCTATCAGTTCCGCCTCACCGCGTGGGCGCGAACCACCGATGGGTTCAACCACCTCTACTACGCTCAGTATAACGATCATTACTCCCTGAACGTCCGATCGCTCATCCCAACCCACTGCGTCGCGGATCTGGACGGGGATGGAGATGTCGATGGGGCTGATCTGGCGATCTTCGCAGCACAGTACGGACGAACCAACTGCCTCTCGGCCCCCGTGCAATAG
- a CDS encoding HDOD domain-containing protein: protein MSSASDSHTTDQQALAKATLSRVRTGLDQGQMPAMSQIVQVIREISEKADQMSVQDLADMISRDESTMQRILSIANTLAYNPGGAEITTIPQAVTLVGFERIRNLAISVLLLENVDQNAGAEVNRELAGLSLTGGLFAAAFGRRIPGMEPDLAFLCGALRSYGRMLMCNFLHDDYQKALEAASQGGLGSDTVFRQQFGLTPLELAHELLTGMHMPQMILKTLHEIPQEIRHQLNTTPAAELLISAELGLRIAESLASQPLGPHDFKTRLAEVTKDYTDEFHLGPSDAGRLVADVVSQIASFSQAGKFATGNVVLFKRMECLSQGVRPPAPFKPAPKTAPAAKDTAPPPQNVPREPRVPTDAKKASTVLGNARQQLERLLAQPNPNFRECFDLLASSLQKALDLQSCLVFLREPGGLDYRMEQGLGSLTTVVNTSTVLRSGQRDVFAVPLSRGEDVMIQNPQDPRMKAFIPEWLRPAGTPMPFILLPLRDEQGTYGLVCGNTTSHNTLTVASQLHDELRLVRELMSRAGHRIRARQP from the coding sequence ATGTCGTCAGCCTCGGACTCGCACACGACGGATCAACAGGCCTTAGCCAAGGCAACGCTCTCACGTGTACGCACGGGCCTGGATCAAGGCCAGATGCCAGCGATGAGCCAGATCGTGCAGGTCATCCGGGAGATTAGCGAAAAAGCCGACCAAATGTCGGTGCAAGACCTGGCCGACATGATCAGCCGGGACGAGTCCACCATGCAGCGGATTCTGTCCATAGCCAACACCCTGGCCTACAACCCTGGCGGAGCCGAGATCACCACCATACCTCAGGCGGTTACACTGGTGGGGTTTGAGCGCATCCGAAACTTGGCCATCTCGGTGCTCCTGCTGGAAAACGTCGACCAGAATGCCGGAGCCGAAGTCAACCGCGAGCTGGCGGGGCTGTCCTTGACGGGGGGACTCTTCGCCGCGGCCTTCGGTCGCCGAATCCCCGGAATGGAGCCTGATCTGGCATTCCTGTGCGGGGCACTTCGAAGCTACGGTCGGATGCTCATGTGCAATTTTCTCCACGATGACTATCAAAAGGCTCTCGAGGCCGCGAGTCAGGGAGGTCTGGGTTCGGACACCGTTTTCCGACAGCAGTTCGGGCTCACGCCCCTGGAGCTGGCACATGAACTGTTAACGGGCATGCACATGCCGCAGATGATCCTCAAAACATTGCACGAGATCCCCCAGGAGATCCGACATCAGCTCAACACGACTCCCGCAGCCGAGCTGTTGATCTCTGCCGAACTGGGGCTGAGAATCGCCGAATCACTCGCCAGCCAGCCGTTGGGCCCACATGACTTCAAAACACGTCTGGCCGAGGTGACCAAGGATTACACGGATGAGTTCCACCTCGGCCCAAGCGATGCAGGCAGATTGGTAGCTGATGTTGTTTCACAAATCGCGTCCTTCAGCCAGGCAGGCAAATTTGCCACGGGAAACGTGGTCTTGTTCAAACGGATGGAGTGCCTCAGCCAAGGCGTTCGCCCTCCAGCGCCATTCAAACCGGCACCCAAAACGGCGCCTGCGGCCAAGGACACAGCTCCGCCACCGCAAAATGTCCCGAGGGAACCCCGAGTTCCTACCGATGCGAAAAAGGCATCCACGGTTCTCGGGAATGCTCGCCAGCAACTCGAACGCCTGTTGGCACAGCCCAACCCAAATTTCCGCGAATGCTTCGATTTGCTCGCCTCCAGCCTGCAAAAGGCCCTCGACCTTCAGAGCTGCCTGGTGTTTTTGCGCGAGCCGGGTGGATTGGATTATCGTATGGAACAGGGACTGGGCAGCCTGACGACCGTTGTGAATACCAGCACGGTCCTGCGATCCGGACAGCGTGACGTTTTCGCCGTCCCGCTCAGCCGAGGTGAGGATGTCATGATCCAGAACCCTCAGGATCCACGAATGAAGGCTTTCATCCCCGAGTGGCTAAGGCCGGCGGGAACTCCCATGCCGTTCATTCTTCTTCCCCTTCGGGATGAACAGGGGACCTACGGCTTAGTATGCGGGAACACCACCAGTCACAACACCCTCACCGTGGCCAGCCAGCTTCATGACGAACTACGTTTGGTCCGAGAGTTGATGAGCCGCGCCGGCCATCGCATTCGAGCGCGACAGCCCTAA
- a CDS encoding DUF1080 domain-containing protein has protein sequence MMYTFGSATGWRFWMALVSLLGAMHSPARDRKSEPLKPGEWEVLFSRKAHQFRGYKLYDFPKRSWKVEKGELKSLAGAPQVDLVSLAMYQDFELELEWRVAAGGDGGVLYRVMEDEGPTWHSGLEYQLLDDAAHPDGKQFNRTSGSLYDVAGAKASAAVKPPGGYNVSIIKVVGTKVEHWLNGEQVLQFDLESPQFKALTGQSKFKNLPRFGREKEGHICLQHMGNEVAFRSIRIRRVVPLDASAPAIAR, from the coding sequence ATGATGTACACTTTTGGTAGCGCAACGGGATGGCGGTTTTGGATGGCTCTGGTTTCACTACTAGGTGCGATGCATTCGCCGGCGCGGGACCGGAAATCCGAGCCGCTGAAGCCTGGCGAATGGGAGGTCCTGTTCTCCCGCAAGGCGCACCAGTTCCGTGGCTACAAGCTCTATGACTTTCCCAAACGCAGCTGGAAGGTCGAGAAAGGCGAGCTGAAGAGCCTGGCCGGGGCTCCGCAGGTCGATCTGGTGAGCCTGGCGATGTATCAGGACTTTGAGTTGGAGCTGGAGTGGCGGGTTGCCGCAGGAGGAGACGGTGGTGTGCTCTACCGGGTGATGGAGGACGAAGGGCCAACTTGGCACTCCGGGCTCGAATACCAGCTACTGGATGATGCCGCTCATCCTGATGGCAAGCAGTTCAACCGCACGTCCGGATCACTCTACGATGTAGCTGGGGCGAAAGCCTCCGCCGCGGTGAAGCCCCCGGGTGGCTACAACGTCTCGATCATCAAGGTGGTTGGAACCAAAGTGGAGCATTGGTTGAACGGGGAGCAGGTGCTTCAGTTTGATCTTGAGAGCCCCCAGTTCAAGGCGCTGACAGGTCAGAGCAAGTTCAAGAATCTGCCCCGTTTCGGTCGCGAGAAGGAGGGACACATCTGTCTTCAACACATGGGCAACGAGGTGGCGTTTCGCTCTATCCGAATCCGTCGGGTGGTCCCGCTGGACGCCTCGGCTCCGGCTATCGCCCGCTAG
- a CDS encoding chemotaxis response regulator protein-glutamate methylesterase: MQKRIRVLVVDDSAIARKVITESLADFPEIEVVGTAIDPYNARDRILDLKPDVLTLDIEMPKMDGLTFLRLIMQHRPMPVIIMSSLTTAGSSKAMEALEAGAVDVMDKPSGSFSAYEDGSRLAQKIKAAACARTRRAALDVAGRNNRPMGTSPAVIKSHGQGRSYHPRSLILIGSSTGGPEALNQLLPTFAGDLPGICIVQHIPAYFSKALAERLNHKCQLEVREAVKGDIVTPGCALIAPGGYHMILRWTGSHYSVELGVGPQLHHQRPAVDVLFDSVVKAGGSDHSTSVILTGMGSDGAAGLLRLRQAGSYTIAQDEESSVVFGMPREAIRLGAVDHVLPLDRMGAEIEKSVARLVRVGVRAVA; encoded by the coding sequence ATGCAAAAGAGAATCCGCGTTCTGGTTGTCGATGACTCGGCCATCGCCCGCAAAGTCATCACCGAAAGCCTGGCCGATTTTCCGGAGATTGAGGTCGTCGGAACCGCCATCGATCCCTACAACGCGCGCGATCGAATCCTTGATCTCAAACCCGATGTTCTGACGTTGGACATCGAGATGCCCAAGATGGATGGATTGACCTTTCTGCGGTTGATCATGCAGCACCGGCCAATGCCCGTGATCATCATGAGCTCCCTGACCACGGCCGGCTCCTCCAAAGCCATGGAAGCGCTCGAAGCCGGGGCAGTGGACGTGATGGACAAGCCCAGTGGTTCGTTCTCAGCCTACGAGGACGGTTCACGTCTGGCGCAGAAGATCAAAGCGGCAGCCTGCGCACGCACGCGACGGGCCGCTCTGGATGTCGCCGGGCGCAACAACCGGCCGATGGGGACCAGCCCGGCGGTTATCAAGAGCCACGGGCAAGGACGATCCTATCATCCCCGCAGCCTCATCCTCATCGGCTCCTCAACCGGAGGACCCGAGGCACTGAACCAGCTCCTTCCCACTTTCGCCGGGGACCTCCCGGGGATCTGCATCGTCCAACACATCCCCGCCTATTTCTCGAAGGCCCTGGCCGAGCGCCTCAACCACAAGTGCCAGTTGGAGGTCCGTGAAGCAGTCAAGGGTGACATCGTCACTCCGGGCTGCGCGCTGATCGCTCCCGGTGGCTATCACATGATTCTCAGATGGACCGGATCGCACTACTCGGTGGAACTCGGGGTGGGACCGCAGCTTCACCATCAAAGGCCCGCCGTCGACGTGTTATTCGACTCGGTGGTCAAAGCCGGGGGGAGCGATCACTCCACTTCGGTGATCCTGACCGGCATGGGATCCGATGGTGCCGCAGGACTCCTTCGCCTCAGGCAGGCGGGATCCTACACCATCGCCCAGGATGAGGAATCCTCGGTGGTATTCGGGATGCCGCGGGAAGCGATCCGCCTCGGCGCCGTCGATCATGTTCTTCCCCTGGACCGCATGGGAGCCGAGATCGAGAAGTCCGTGGCGAGGCTGGTGCGCGTGGGTGTTCGAGCGGTCGCCTAG
- a CDS encoding HDOD domain-containing protein, whose amino-acid sequence MERIDEYIQKAKKLPPAPRVLSELMDLLQQNDVDNANVVRLVTFDPSLTTKILQVCNSAAFAGADPVADLHEAIMRIGFGEVFRILAAILSEQALSGTQTGYGLGQGELWDHSAITAIAAQTIARDRGLDQNLAFTAGLLHDLGKIVLATALEGSYSRLVEETEAKGHSLLEAEKLVLGADHAEVGGRLLEKWKFPAALVASVTWHHDPAKAKPHQAMAACVYLANLIAGFTGHSYGYQAFAVKGRDEVMEILGLKTDALPLLMIKTLEEAKKANILAVA is encoded by the coding sequence ATGGAAAGGATAGACGAATACATTCAGAAGGCGAAGAAGCTGCCGCCGGCCCCGCGAGTCCTATCGGAGTTGATGGATCTTCTGCAGCAGAACGATGTCGACAACGCCAACGTCGTCCGTCTGGTCACCTTCGACCCATCTCTCACGACGAAAATTCTTCAGGTCTGCAACAGCGCCGCGTTCGCCGGGGCTGACCCCGTCGCCGATCTCCACGAGGCTATCATGCGCATCGGGTTCGGTGAGGTTTTTCGCATCCTGGCGGCCATTCTTAGCGAGCAAGCTCTCAGTGGAACCCAGACCGGATACGGACTCGGTCAGGGCGAGCTTTGGGATCACTCCGCCATCACGGCCATCGCAGCGCAGACCATCGCCCGCGACCGCGGGCTCGACCAAAACCTCGCGTTTACCGCCGGATTGCTCCACGACCTGGGCAAAATCGTCTTGGCCACCGCGCTCGAAGGTTCATACAGCCGACTGGTTGAGGAAACAGAAGCCAAAGGACACTCCCTGCTCGAGGCGGAAAAACTGGTGCTCGGAGCCGATCACGCGGAGGTCGGCGGCCGGCTGCTTGAGAAGTGGAAGTTTCCTGCCGCGTTGGTCGCCAGCGTGACCTGGCATCACGATCCCGCCAAGGCCAAGCCTCACCAAGCCATGGCGGCGTGTGTGTATCTGGCCAACCTAATCGCTGGTTTCACAGGCCACAGCTACGGGTATCAAGCGTTTGCGGTCAAAGGCCGCGATGAGGTCATGGAGATCCTGGGGCTCAAGACGGACGCGCTGCCGCTGCTGATGATCAAGACGCTCGAGGAAGCCAAGAAGGCCAACATCCTCGCCGTGGCCTAA
- a CDS encoding chemotaxis protein CheD: MPAPSLAAITGFDQKLVVGVADLAVSSNPNVVLTTYSLGSCLGITIFDPVTRVGGLLHAMLPDSSIDPVKAAAQPAMFIDTGIPALFRAAYQLKADKFRVQICVAGGAQVMDGSGFFSIGKRNYETLIKLLSQHGLVVRAEHVGGMVSRTVHLDLRTGVVKLKVSGQDSEVILWKG, encoded by the coding sequence ATGCCGGCCCCATCACTAGCGGCAATCACGGGATTCGACCAGAAGCTGGTCGTTGGCGTTGCAGACCTGGCCGTCTCCAGCAACCCAAATGTCGTGCTCACCACCTACTCTCTAGGCTCGTGCCTCGGGATCACCATCTTCGATCCAGTAACCCGGGTGGGAGGCCTGCTGCACGCAATGCTGCCCGACTCGTCCATCGACCCGGTCAAGGCTGCAGCCCAGCCTGCCATGTTCATCGACACGGGAATCCCCGCTCTCTTCCGTGCGGCCTACCAGCTCAAAGCGGACAAGTTCCGAGTCCAGATCTGTGTCGCTGGGGGCGCGCAGGTGATGGACGGCAGCGGATTCTTTAGCATCGGCAAGCGCAACTACGAAACGCTGATCAAACTGCTCAGCCAGCACGGCTTGGTCGTGCGGGCCGAACATGTCGGCGGCATGGTCAGTAGAACCGTTCACTTGGATCTGAGAACCGGTGTGGTGAAGCTTAAAGTCTCAGGCCAAGATTCGGAGGTGATTCTATGGAAAGGATAG
- a CDS encoding protein-glutamate O-methyltransferase CheR, which produces MQSITTEESALEYIVTTIYEKCRIRLHDGKQSLIKARLGKRMRATGFESLIDYVEFLRTRANPEEWTKVVDALTTNFTNFMREEDHFQFLVKTALPSVLTPGKKKFRIWSAASSTGEEPYTIGFFLSEHFPTSQGWDWNITGSDISTKVLATARQAIYAQERVGTIPPEWLQRYFQIGQGEWAGHYRVKPSVTGRVSFRQINLIETYEHGQPFEIIFCRNVMIYFDRATQEALVTKLCRWLQPGGYLIIGHSESLTGLKLPLRCLKPSIYQLA; this is translated from the coding sequence ATGCAGTCGATCACCACCGAGGAATCAGCGTTGGAGTATATCGTCACGACGATATACGAGAAATGCCGAATTCGGCTTCATGACGGCAAACAATCTCTGATCAAGGCGCGCCTGGGCAAGCGCATGCGGGCGACCGGCTTTGAAAGCTTGATCGACTACGTGGAGTTCCTCCGCACTCGCGCCAATCCGGAAGAGTGGACGAAGGTGGTGGACGCTCTCACCACGAACTTCACGAACTTCATGCGGGAGGAGGACCACTTCCAGTTTCTGGTCAAGACGGCGCTCCCCTCGGTATTGACGCCCGGGAAGAAGAAGTTCCGCATCTGGAGCGCGGCCTCCTCCACCGGCGAGGAACCTTACACCATCGGCTTCTTCCTCAGCGAGCACTTCCCCACTTCCCAAGGTTGGGATTGGAACATCACCGGATCGGATATCTCCACCAAGGTGCTGGCCACCGCTCGGCAAGCCATCTACGCGCAGGAACGCGTAGGCACGATCCCCCCGGAATGGCTCCAACGCTACTTTCAAATCGGCCAGGGGGAATGGGCGGGGCATTACCGGGTCAAGCCCTCAGTCACCGGCCGTGTCTCATTTCGCCAAATCAACCTCATCGAAACCTACGAACACGGACAGCCGTTCGAGATCATTTTCTGCCGGAATGTCATGATCTACTTCGACCGCGCTACGCAGGAGGCCTTGGTGACAAAGCTTTGCCGTTGGCTGCAGCCAGGCGGATACCTAATCATAGGACACTCAGAAAGCCTGACGGGCCTCAAGCTACCGTTGCGCTGTCTCAAACCAAGCATTTACCAACTCGCCTAA
- a CDS encoding MCP four helix bundle domain-containing protein has translation MTIGKRISFGFAVVLLLFVTVGGCSFVLLQEVKRELGSLTAEALPGVLQSGLIKANASEIQLAVLRHFLSKTAEEKDAFEQRIENLKRTNDKAITDYGKSITDPEDQALFDQLKSAREDYIGVRRKLLVLSREQKLEEATELNRVGLRPAFIAFSEKCDALFALNERMSEDLARTASHVVRQAYNVILWATVLGIILGFLIAAKLVRDLSNQLNVLSLTISSGANQVASASSQMSSASQSLAEGASEQAAGLEETSASLEETSSMTKSNATTAQSAKNVALQTRNSADLGTEQMKKLMASMDSLGKASQEITKILKSIDEIAFQTNILALNAAVEAARAGEAGAGFAVVADEVRNLAQRCALAARETASKIEESVLRSQEGTRISSDVYLTFEQIQINVKQLDGLVNEIAQASVEQSTGISQITQAVAQMDSVTQGNAAAAEECASASEQLNQQATSLKQAVAAVRRLVTGNDESGSDHSPEIHPRPSTTVSGRPKSGSTGGGTPPRGTGSSPNAIRSSPRTVAVEAPGEAFKDF, from the coding sequence ATGACTATCGGGAAACGTATCTCTTTTGGATTCGCTGTGGTGCTTTTACTGTTCGTCACGGTGGGGGGCTGTTCGTTCGTGCTGCTACAGGAAGTGAAACGGGAGTTAGGTTCTCTGACAGCGGAAGCCCTTCCGGGTGTGCTGCAGTCGGGACTTATCAAGGCCAACGCCTCAGAAATCCAGCTGGCAGTGTTACGACACTTTCTCTCGAAGACTGCCGAGGAGAAAGACGCATTTGAACAGCGGATTGAAAACCTCAAGCGGACTAACGACAAAGCGATCACGGACTATGGGAAGTCGATCACCGACCCGGAGGATCAAGCGCTATTTGACCAGTTGAAGAGCGCGCGCGAGGATTACATAGGCGTACGCAGGAAGCTCCTGGTGTTGAGTCGCGAGCAAAAATTAGAGGAGGCGACGGAACTCAACCGGGTCGGGCTCCGTCCGGCATTCATCGCCTTCAGCGAGAAGTGTGATGCCCTGTTTGCACTCAACGAACGAATGAGCGAGGATCTGGCGAGAACCGCAAGCCACGTCGTGCGGCAAGCCTATAATGTCATCCTGTGGGCCACGGTACTGGGGATCATTCTGGGTTTCCTGATCGCTGCCAAGCTGGTTCGTGATCTCTCGAACCAGCTCAACGTCCTGTCCCTAACTATCTCCAGCGGGGCCAATCAGGTGGCGAGCGCATCGAGTCAGATGTCCTCTGCCAGCCAATCGTTGGCAGAAGGTGCCAGCGAACAAGCCGCGGGCCTGGAGGAAACCAGCGCCTCCTTGGAGGAGACTTCCAGCATGACCAAGAGCAATGCCACCACCGCCCAGTCGGCGAAGAATGTCGCCCTGCAAACGCGCAACTCCGCAGATTTGGGAACCGAACAGATGAAAAAGCTGATGGCGTCCATGGATTCGCTGGGAAAGGCGAGTCAGGAAATCACGAAGATCTTGAAGAGCATCGATGAGATCGCCTTCCAGACGAACATTCTGGCGTTGAATGCCGCCGTGGAGGCCGCACGTGCGGGTGAAGCCGGCGCGGGGTTCGCCGTCGTCGCGGATGAGGTCCGAAACCTCGCCCAGCGATGCGCGTTGGCCGCCCGAGAGACGGCCTCCAAGATTGAGGAGAGCGTCCTCAGGAGTCAGGAGGGGACGCGCATCAGCTCGGATGTGTACCTCACCTTCGAACAGATTCAAATCAACGTCAAACAGCTCGACGGCTTGGTTAACGAGATCGCCCAGGCTTCGGTCGAACAGAGCACCGGAATCAGCCAAATCACCCAGGCTGTCGCCCAAATGGACAGCGTCACCCAGGGCAACGCTGCCGCGGCAGAGGAGTGCGCCAGCGCCAGCGAGCAACTCAACCAACAGGCCACATCGCTGAAGCAGGCGGTGGCCGCAGTCCGGAGGCTGGTCACGGGCAACGACGAATCAGGTTCTGACCACAGCCCCGAAATCCATCCTAGGCCATCAACCACCGTGAGCGGCCGGCCGAAGTCAGGGTCGACTGGGGGCGGGACGCCCCCAAGAGGGACTGGGAGCAGCCCCAACGCCATCCGCTCTTCACCCCGGACTGTGGCAGTGGAGGCCCCAGGGGAGGCTTTCAAGGACTTTTGA
- a CDS encoding flagellar assembly protein FliW produces the protein MKFAETNEAEPLANESQSIVRMPYGLLGFEQAKQYVILSDPKEAPFLWLQMAEEPKVSFLVMNPFLVFPDYQPDLSDEDVEFLGLQAPDDAIIFNIVTLRGNGGASINLKGPIVINRRTLIAKQVIPVNAAAFNVQHPLPIAG, from the coding sequence ATGAAATTTGCTGAGACAAACGAGGCTGAGCCTCTAGCAAACGAAAGCCAAAGCATCGTGAGGATGCCATACGGGTTGCTCGGCTTTGAACAGGCGAAGCAATACGTCATCCTCTCTGATCCCAAGGAGGCGCCCTTTCTTTGGCTGCAGATGGCCGAGGAGCCCAAGGTGTCTTTCCTCGTGATGAATCCCTTCCTGGTGTTTCCGGATTACCAGCCGGATCTCAGCGATGAGGATGTCGAGTTCCTGGGGCTTCAGGCACCCGACGACGCCATCATCTTCAACATCGTCACCTTGCGCGGAAACGGCGGGGCTTCGATCAACCTGAAGGGGCCGATTGTCATCAATCGGCGAACTCTGATCGCCAAGCAGGTGATCCCGGTGAACGCCGCCGCGTTCAACGTGCAACATCCACTTCCGATCGCGGGCTAA
- the csrA gene encoding carbon storage regulator CsrA: MLILSRKVNENIVIDGRIIVKIVRLDGENVKLGIEAPPDVPVHRQEVYDEIQRNNREAATTGRRPVPRLSKNKPGSHGSALNPPVSGGPTVPPSATPVNPEGDGNNSGTKPL, from the coding sequence ATGCTGATTCTTTCCAGGAAAGTCAACGAGAACATCGTCATCGACGGTCGGATCATCGTGAAGATCGTTCGCTTGGACGGTGAAAACGTCAAGCTGGGCATCGAGGCTCCTCCCGATGTTCCTGTCCATCGGCAAGAGGTCTATGACGAAATCCAGCGCAACAACCGCGAGGCAGCGACCACCGGCCGCCGACCTGTGCCCAGGCTCTCCAAGAACAAGCCGGGCTCCCATGGGTCGGCCTTGAACCCGCCCGTGTCCGGCGGACCAACTGTTCCACCGTCCGCTACCCCAGTTAACCCTGAGGGCGACGGAAACAACAGCGGCACCAAACCCCTTTAA